The Mercurialis annua linkage group LG8, ddMerAnnu1.2, whole genome shotgun sequence genome window below encodes:
- the LOC126660172 gene encoding probable serine/threonine-protein kinase PBL7: MGWFLCAGNSSKNNTKRLKNRPDYDDDDQIQSSSGTSDKTKQSLSSNVSKETSKDGGSDHIAAHTFTFRELAAATKNFRADCLLGEGGFGRVYKGRLESSNQVVAIKQLDRNGLQGNREFLVEVLMLSLLHHPNLVNLIGYCADGDQRLLVYEYMPLGSLEDHLHDLPPDKKRIDWNTRMKVAAGAAKGLEYLHDKANPPVIYRDLKCSNILLGEDFHPKLSDFGLAKLGPVGDNTHVSTRVMGTYGYCAPEYAMTGQLTLKSDVYSFGVVLLEIITGRKAIDNSRAAGEHNLVAWARPLFKDRRKFPQMADPLLQGQYPVRGLYQALAVAAMCVQEQPNMRPLIADVVTALSYLASQKFDPETQPIHSSRTSSSTPRARREQ; the protein is encoded by the exons atgggtTGGTTTCTCTGTGCTGGCAATTCAagtaaaaataatactaaacgGCTCAAGAACAGACCGgattatgatgatgatgatcagATCCAATCATCTTCGG GTACCTCAGATAAAACAAAGCAAAGCTTGTCTTCAAACGTAAGTAAAGAGACTTCCAAAGATGGCGGTTCTGATCATATTGCAGCGCATACATTTACATTTCGGGAATTGGCTGCTGCGACAAAGAATTTCAGAGCAGATTGTCTTTTGGGCGAAGGTGGTTTTGGCCGAGTATATAAAGGGAGATTGGAGAGCAGCAATCAG GTGGTAGCTATCAAGCAACTCGATCGCAATGGCCTGCAAGGGAACAGGGAATTTCTTGTTGAAGTATTAATGTTGAGCCTGCTTCACCATCCTAATCTTGTTAACTTGATTGGCTATTGTGCCGATGGAGATCAGAGACTTTTGGTTTATGAATACATGCCATTAGGATCTCTGGAAGATCATTTACATG ATCTACCGCCTGATAAAAAGAGAATTGACTGGAATACAAGGATGAAGGTAGCTGCCGGTGCTGCTAAGGGCTTGGAGTATTTGCATGACAAAGCTAATCCCCCAGTTATATATCGTGATTTAAAATGCTCAAACATTTTACTTGGCGAAGATTTTCATCCAAAGCTATCTGATTTTGGTTTGGCGAAACTTGGTCCGGTCGGAGATAATACCCATGTATCCACCAGAGTAATGGGAACCTATGGATACTGTGCACCTGAATATGCAATGACGGGTCAGCTTACACTTAAATCAGATGTATATAGTTTTGGTGTTGTTCTTCTTGAGATTATTACTGGAAGAAAAGCCATTGACAATTCAAGAGCTGCTGGAGAGCATAATCTTGTTGCATGG GCACGGCCATTGTTCAAGGATCGTAGGAAGTTTCCGCAGATGGCTGATCCTCTACTCCAAGGTCAATATCCAGTCAGAGGCTTATACCAAGCTCTTGCAGTTGCTGCTATGTGTGTTCAAGAACAGCCCAACATGCGACCGCTTATAGCTGACGTAGTCACAGCCTTGAGTTATCTTGCTTCCCAAAAGTTTGATCCCGAGACACAACCGATCCATAGCTCTCGCACCAGTTCCTCAACTCCGAGAGCAAGAAGAGAACAATGA
- the LOC126660174 gene encoding probable adenylate kinase 6, chloroplastic: MAIALRSSSIITKTKSFSSLLSRATFSSTFTSENDHKTAAASPFFTPNSNLDRRNPSKDKNIQWVFLGCPGVGKGTYASRLSNLLGVPHIATGDLVRDELNSTGPLASQLKEIVNQGKLVSDEIIINLLSKRLEDGEAKGESGFILDGFPRTIRQAEILEGVTDIDLVVNLKLREEALLAKCLGRRMCSECGGNYNIASIDLKGENGKPGMYMAPLLPPPHCASKLIQRSDDTEEIVKERFRIYNEMSRPLEGFYRSRGKLLEFELPGGIPESWPKLLQALNLDDHEEEESETEGNMVTM, translated from the exons ATGGCAATTGCATTAAGATCCTCATCAATAATCACCAAAACCAAatcattttcttctttattaTCACGCGCCACTTTCTCTTCAACTTTCACCTCAGAAAATGACCATAAAACGGCGGCGGCTTCGCCGTTTTTCACCCCGAATAGCAATCTTGATCGCCGGAACCCTAGTAAGGATAAAAATATTCAATGGGTATTTCTAGGTTGTCCCGGAGTAGGTAAAGGAACTTACGCTTCTCGTCTCTCTAATCTCCTCGGCGTTCCTCATATCGCCACCGGTGATCTCGTTCGTGATGAGCTTAATTCTACCGGCCCTCTCGCTTCTCAG CTTAAGGAGATTGTTAATCAAGGGAAATTAGTTTCGGATgagattattattaatttattgtcgAAACGGCTTGAAGATGGAGAAGCTAAAGGTGAATCTGGTTTTATTTTAGATGGCTTTCCGAGAACTATTCGACAAGCG GAAATATTGGAGGGCGTAACAGATATTGACTTGGTGGTTAATCTAAAGCTTAGGGAAGAAGCTCTACTTGCAAAATGCCTTGGAAGAAGGATGTGCAGTGAGTGTGGAGGAAACTATAATATCGCTAGCATTGACCTCAAGGGTGAGAATGGGAAGCCTGGAATGTATATGGCTCCGTTGCTTCCTCCTCCTCACTGTGCATCAAAACTTATCCAACGATCTGATGATACAGAAGAGATTGTTAAGGAGCGTTTTCGCATTTACAATGAAATG AGTCGACCGCTTGAAGGTTTCTACCGCAGTCGTGGGAAGCTATTGGAGTTCGAACTTCCTGGGGGAATCCCAGAGTCATGGCCTAAGTTGCTTCAAGCTCTGAATCTTGACGATCACGAAGAAGAGGAGTCAGAGACTGAAGGCAACATGGTAACCATGTAA